The Pyrus communis chromosome 14, drPyrComm1.1, whole genome shotgun sequence sequence AAGTCATCCTTTCACCATTACCTTGGTTATTCTGAGTGTTGTTGTTGTGATTATTGTAGGCTCTTTGATTCCTACCATGGTTGGAAGCATGGCCTCACCCACCACCATGAGGACGACCACCACGGCCTCTGGAAGCAACAAAGGCGTTTACAGTAGCACCTTCCACCAAAGACACATTTTGTTCAGTCATTTTGCGTTAGGTAGTCAACATGAGTGATTCAAGTGTTGGATACGCGATAGGGTTATCCCGAGCTTGTGCAGCACTCACAGTCATCTCAAACGCTGGTCCTAGATTGTTCAACACAATCTGAACAAGTTCCTCATCAGACACAGGTTGCCCGGCAAAAACAAGGTTGTCAGCTATCGCATTCATGCAATCTAGGTAATCAGCCATGGATATATCACCTTTCTTAGTCTGTAACAATtcagttctcagaaacaaaattcTATTTTGAGAGGTAGATGCATACCTTTAATCAAAAGCTTCCCATGTAGCTCGAGCTATTCTTTTACTCACCACCACGGACAGGATGGACGCAGCCGTGTACGCATGGTTGACAGTGGTGGAGTTTGCAACATGTTTTGGGGGACACAACAACGTGCCATCAACATACCTCATAAGGTCCCTACTTTTCAGAATAGGAAGCATTTGAGCCAACCACAGTGGGTAGTTGGTTCTATCAAGTTTGATATTGACGATAGTGGAGAAaggttggaaggtggtggtggtgttttgAGGGTTGGAGTTAACAACGGAAATATTGTTGTCAGCCATGGAAGCGTGGATGGAGAAGAATGGGAAGTATGATCTTTGTCGTTAGACAAAAAAAGCTCTTGAAACCATGTAAAACTTTAAGAACTCAGATTCTTTCACTGTGATTGCATACCCATTCAACTGTGGGATGCTTGTATTTATAAGAACTTCACGATTACATTTGAGGATTTGAAATCCCTATTTACAAGGAAGTTTgaaaaacatacaaaacaaatcaGATAATCAACCAATTACATATTTGAAATCATATCCTACAAACAAGGAAACCTAATCAAGTAACACTTTCAAACAAAACTGAACTCCTCAGATAACGATGGACTCCTCAAAGCACGGTGGATGAAACTGCATGTGGACCTCATCTAACAGTCTATGCTAGCCCTTGTGTtactaaaagagaaaaattgtgGGATTATTTGGATTTTGTAGCCGATTGTCATCAATTGCCTTGGTTAATTGTTAGGGATTTCAATGACATGTTGTGTGTGGAAGATAAACTTGGTGGTGCTCCATTATGCAGATTAAAAAGGCTTCCAATCCTGGGTGGATAGGAATTATATGATTGATTTGGGTTGTATTGGTCCTAAATTTACTTGGACtaataaaaaagttttagaAAGAATTGATCGAGGGATTTGTAATATGAGTTGGAGGAGCCTTTTCTCTGAAGCTTATGTTCACCATTTCCCGCGAACCAAATCAGATCACTGCCCAATTAAGATATGCTTAAATTctcatcattcattttctccCAAGCTTCGTCCTTTTCGTTTTGAAGCTATGTGGTTGAGGCATGAAAATTTCAAGGAGTTTGTTGCTGGTTATTGGAGTAATGGTGGATGTTCGGTTGCTGATAAAACTTGTGCTCTTGTTAAACCGCTTAAGAAGTGGGA is a genomic window containing:
- the LOC137714310 gene encoding uncharacterized protein, with protein sequence MADNNISVVNSNPQNTTTTFQPFSTIVNIKLDRTNYPLWLAQMLPILKSRDLMRYVDGTLLCPPKHVANSTTVNHAYTAASILSVVTKKGDISMADYLDCMNAIADNLVFAGQPVSDEELVQIVLNNLGPAFEMTVSAAQARDNPIAYPTLESLMLTT